From one Triticum aestivum cultivar Chinese Spring chromosome 4B, IWGSC CS RefSeq v2.1, whole genome shotgun sequence genomic stretch:
- the LOC123094127 gene encoding histone H2B.2-like gives MAPKRRGSKVVSSVVKTKVVEETVEVATTILPASQSQSQPDSAAQEEDLQQPEVVDVSRSRDVHVEVVTTPDAQPTHGAKKQPASKRGAANAKPPAGPLVVPVSPSPQEQEAQPAEEQQQQRKKGGGKTPASLQSQETQENPYAYQDETTKKRPAEEDDGAEPNKPEGPETPTQKRSRTEGKAKTRKAEAAARKKLSAAAGKGKGGRRRRRLGGNNVDMGYKAYVYRVLKQVHPDLGASGKTMQALDMMMADMFERLATEASRLAQYAGRATLTSRDVQNAVRLVLPGELAKHAISEGTKAVTMYMS, from the coding sequence ATGGCTCCCAAGCGCCGCGGCAGCAAGGTGGTGAGCTCCGTGGTGAAGACCAAGGTGGTGGAGGAGACCGTGGAGGTCGCCACCACCATCCTCCCCGCCTCCCAGTCCCAGTCCCAGCCCGACTCCGCCGCCCAGGAGGAGGACCTGCAGCAGCCGGAGGTCGTCGACGTCTCCCGCTCCCGCGACGTCCACGTCGAGGTCGTCACCACCCCCGACGCCCAGCCCACCCACGGCGCCAAGAAGCAGCCCGCCTCCAAGAGGGGCGCCGCCAACGCCAAGCCGCCGGCCGGGCCGCTGGTGGTGCCGGTCTCGCCGTCACCACAGGAGCAGGAGGCCCAGCCGgcggaggagcagcagcagcagcgcaagaaAGGTGGCGGCAAGACGCCGGCGTCGCTGCAGAGCCAGGAGACGCAGGAGAACCCCTACGCGTACCAGGACGAGACCACCAAGAAGAGGCCTGCAGAGGAGGACGACGGCGCTGAGCCTAATAAGCCGGAGGGCCCCGAGACGCCGACGCAGAAGAGGTCCAGGACCGAGGGCAAGGCCAAGACGCGCAAGGCGGAGGCCGCGGCGAGGAAGAAGCTGTCCGCGGCGGCGGGCAAAGGAAAAGGCGGGCGCCGCCGTCGTCGTCTGGGAGGGAACAACGTCGACATGGGGTACAAGGCGTACGTGTACCGGGTGCTGAAGCAGGTGCACCCGGACCTGGGCGCGTCGGGGAAGACGATGCAGGCGCTGGACATGATGATGGCGGACATGTTCGAGCGGCTGGCGACGGAGGCGTCGCGGCTGGCGCAGTACGCCGGGCGGGCCACGCTCACCTCCCGCGACGTGCAGAACGCGGTGCGCCTGGTGCTCCCCGGCGAGCTCGCCAAGCACGCCATCTCCGAGGGCACCAAGGCCGTCACCATGTACATGTCCTGA